From the genome of Psychrilyobacter atlanticus DSM 19335, one region includes:
- a CDS encoding CsgG/HfaB family protein, whose translation MKKKLLIVALLALTLGACSNDGVSNVRKDDKIQSMRDYDSVQGVVSPKRKVVIAEFKNQTRFGSRRLGSSLTDVITTELVKSNRFIVLEREDLSKVMQEINFSNTLGQGQLASERKFQDADYVITGAITKYSVNTTGNKGLVSSSKTQRAEISFDMKMINVRTGEVVLSDQGEGVSDVEYGTTLGIGSTGGYDEGLEQEAFRAAAINVMDNIIKTVDKTPWMANVAKISGNKLYINAGQKSNVEIGTKLGVYKQGEKIEFNGKFLGFEENKVGEAKVVDYLGEDAAILEYKGEAFSIPGVVKLMK comes from the coding sequence ATGAAGAAAAAACTATTAATAGTTGCTCTATTAGCGTTGACACTGGGTGCTTGTTCAAACGACGGTGTATCTAACGTAAGGAAAGATGATAAGATCCAAAGTATGAGAGATTACGATTCTGTACAAGGGGTAGTATCTCCTAAGAGAAAAGTTGTCATAGCTGAATTTAAGAATCAAACTAGATTTGGAAGCAGAAGATTGGGAAGCAGCTTAACTGATGTTATCACTACAGAACTTGTAAAGAGTAATAGATTTATTGTTTTAGAGAGGGAAGATCTATCTAAAGTAATGCAGGAAATTAACTTTTCTAATACTCTAGGGCAGGGGCAGTTAGCATCTGAAAGAAAATTCCAGGATGCAGATTACGTTATAACAGGTGCAATTACTAAATATTCTGTAAATACAACTGGAAATAAGGGACTTGTCTCTAGTAGTAAAACTCAAAGAGCTGAGATCTCATTTGACATGAAAATGATAAATGTAAGAACTGGAGAAGTAGTTCTCTCTGATCAAGGAGAAGGTGTCTCAGACGTTGAATATGGCACTACTCTAGGTATTGGAAGTACAGGTGGATATGATGAAGGTCTAGAGCAAGAAGCCTTTAGAGCAGCAGCTATAAACGTTATGGACAACATTATAAAAACTGTGGATAAAACACCTTGGATGGCAAATGTAGCTAAGATATCTGGAAATAAACTTTATATCAATGCAGGTCAAAAAAGTAATGTGGAAATAGGTACAAAATTAGGCGTCTACAAACAGGGAGAGAAGATTGAATTCAATGGTAAATTCTTAGGATTTGAAGAGAATAAAGTAGGAGAAGCAAAGGTAGTGGATTATCTAGGTGAAGATGCTGCTATCTTAGAATATAAAGGTGAAGCTTTCAGTATTCCTGGTGTAGTAAAGTTGATGAAGTAG